The following are encoded together in the Glycine max cultivar Williams 82 chromosome 8, Glycine_max_v4.0, whole genome shotgun sequence genome:
- the LOC100816181 gene encoding uncharacterized protein translates to MPNWELRNCCDHDQKIFIACVAAFTVVILVLWRTFLLTPFKLITVFLHEASHAIACWLTCGKVEGIQVHANEGGVTQTRGGIYWVILPAGYLGSSFWGMVLILASTNLLTAKIAAGCFIAALIVVLFLAKNWTLRGLCIGFIVFIAVIWLLQEKTTVHVLRYVILFIGVMNSLFSVYDIYDDLISRRVHSSDAEKFAEVCPCPCNGFGWGVIWGMISFAFLCASLYLGLVILSG, encoded by the exons ATGCCGAACTGGGAGCTCAGGAACTGTTGTGACCATGACCAGAAGATCTTCATTGCTTGTGTTGCTGCCTTCACCGTTGTAATCCTCGTG CTATGGAGGACCTTTCTACTTACACCTTTTAAGCTCATCACTGTGTTTCTGCATGAAGCGAGTCATGCCATTGCTTGCTGGCTCACTTGTGGCAAG GTGGAGGGAATTCAGGTTCATGCAAATGAGGGTGGGGTAACCCAGACTCGTGGTGGCATATACTGGGTGATCTTGCCTGCTGGAT ATCTTGGTTCATCATTTTGGGGAATGGTTTTGATACTTGCGTCCACAAATCTTCTCACTGCAAAAATTGCTGCTGGTTGCTTCATTGCTGCTCTAATTGTTGTTCTATTTCTTGCAAAAAAT TGGACCCTCCGAGGACTCTGTATTG gatttattgtttttattgctGTAATTTGGCTTCTGCAAGAGAAAACAACTGTCCATGTTCTTCGCTATGTCATTCTCTTTATTG GTGTGATGAACAGTTTGTTTTCAGTTTATG ATATTTACGATGATTTAATATCTCGGAGAGTCCACTCTAGTGATGCTGAAAAGTTTGCAGAAGTTTGCCCATGCCCTTGTAATGGTTTTGGATGGGGAGTTATTTG GGGAATGATATCATTTGCATTTCTTTGCGCATCTTTGTACCTTGGCTTGGTCATATTATCAG GTTGA
- the LOC100807978 gene encoding U11/U12 small nuclear ribonucleoprotein 35 kDa protein, which yields MSVRSKNLNSVFYADSYHPIQAGSIDGTDVVPHDNAVYRAQLCSSIGLYDPFGDPRAAGDPYCTLFVARLSRLTNEDNLRKVMSKYGRVKNFRLVRDIVTGASRGYAFVEYETEREMRRAYMDAHHLIVDDSEIIVDYNRQQLMPGWIPRRLGGGLSGKKESGQLRFGGKEKPFRAPLKPIPYEELKKLGIPPPPEGRYMSRFQVPSPPRRERNLSDREEDSHSHRRGSNDRNRTEDSHRSSVDIGEGHCRSSSHRDDHSRGRSSLERSGRYHDRSSSEKEHRYRSSTDKDKHSQKRKESDRSSSEKEHQYRSSTDKDKHSRKRKESDRSSPEKEHGLRSSTDKDKHHRKRKERDEQS from the exons ATGAGTGTTCGGTCCAAAAACTTGAACTCTGTATTTTACGCAGATTCATACCATCCCATACAAGCTGGCAGCATCGACGGCACCGATGTTGTTCCTCACGACAACGCCGTTTATCGCGCTCAACTCTGTTCCTCCATTggccttt ATGACCCATTTGGTGATCCCAGGGCTGCTGGAGACCCTTATTGCACTCTCTTCGTCGCTCGTCTCTCTCGCCTCACCAACGAAGATAATCTCCGCAAG gtTATGAGTAAGTATGGTCGAGTGAAGAACTTCCGCTTGGTTAGGGACATTG TGACCGGAGCTTCTCGTGGTTATGCTTTTGTTGAATATGAAACTGAAAGGGAGATGCGACGAGCATATATG GATGCTCATCATTTGATTGTTGATGATTCTGAAATCATAGTTGATTACAACAGGCAGCAATTGATGCCTGGATGGATTCCTAGAAGGTTAG GTGGTGGTCTTAGTGGTAAGAAGGAATCGGGACAACTTCGTTTTGGGGGGAAAGAAAAACCATTTCGTGCACCCCT GAAACCAATCCCATATGAGGAGTTGAAGAAGCTTGGCATCCCCCCTCCTCCTGAGGGAAGATACATGTCACGCTTTCAG GTGCCATCGCCTCCTAGGAGAGAAAGGAACCTTTCAGACAGGGAAGAAGACTCTCATAGTCACAGGAGGGGATCTAATGACAGGAACAGGACGGAAGATAGCCACAGAAGTTCAGTGGACATTGGTGAAGGGCACTGTAGGAGTTCAAGTCATCGCGATGACCACTCACGTGGAAGGAGCTCTTTAGAGAGGAGTGGCCGTTACCATGATAGGAGTTCATCTGAGAAAGAACATCGATACAGGAGTTCTACTGACAAAGACAAACATTCtcagaagagaaaagaaagtgaCAGGAGTTCATCTGAGAAAGAACATCAATATAGGAGTTCTACCGACAAAGATAAACATTCtcggaagagaaaagaaagtgaCAGGAGTTCACCCGAGAAAGAACATGGACTCAGGAGTTCTACTGACAAAGACAAACATCAtcggaagagaaaagaaagagatgaaCAGTCTTGA
- the LOC100808505 gene encoding uncharacterized protein: MAVDLCSENCVAASSSSSSVSPRISFSHDFSQSDVIPVEQLPFRSNSSGLNPTIDFDFCVSESFELESSSADELFSHGRILPTEVKRKNNAVPPMKQLAPKSTSPLPPPYAAPNGVSTSKNLKKEINPKESKCLNDEVYEKQSSKSSFWIFKRSSSCGSGPRRSFCPLPLLSRSNSTGSSTPSVKRSHPLSKEGTVNNNIKQKHSSTRLMPNGYLHHHHHQKPPLNYKSTHHGSYGNSVRVNPVLNVPPANLFGLASIFSNNRDKSKK, translated from the coding sequence ATGGCAGTTGATCTTTGCTCAGAAAACTGTGTGGctgcttcctcttcctcttcttctgtgAGTCCAAGAATCTCATTCTCACATGACTTCTCCCAATCTGATGTCATCCCTGTTGAGCAACTCCCTTTTAGATCAAACTCTTCTGGCTTGAATCCcaccattgattttgatttttgtgtcAGTGAGAGTTTTGAGCTTGAGTCATCTTCAGCCGATGAGCTTTTCTCACATGGGAGGATCCTTCCCACTGAGGTCAAGAGAAAGAATAATGCTGTTCCACCTATGAAGCAATTAGCACCAAAGAGTACTTCTCCATTGCCTCCTCCTTATGCTGCTCCTAACGGTGTCTCCACTAGTAAAAACTTGAAGAAAGAGATTAACCCCAAAGAAAGCAAGTGTTTGAATGATGAAGTGTATGAGAAGCAAAGTTCAAAGTCTTCCTTTTGGATCTTCAAGAGAAGTAGTAGTTGTGGAAGTGGACCTAGAAGGAGCTTTTGTCCTTTGCCACTTCTATCTAGAAGCAATTCAACTGGATCATCAACCCCAAGTGTTAAGAGGAGTCATCCTCTTTCAAAGGAGGGTACTGTTAACAACAATATTAAACAGAAACATTCTTCCACAAGGTTGATGCCAAACGgttatcttcatcatcatcatcatcaaaagcCTCCATTGAATTACAAGAGTACTCATCATGGATCTTATGGTAACAGTGTTAGAGTCAATCCTGTCCTCAATGTTCCACCTGCAAACCTATTTGGTTTGGCTTCAATCTTCTCCAACAATAGAGACAAGAGCAAGAAGTAG